From a single Streptomyces liliifuscus genomic region:
- a CDS encoding acyl-CoA dehydrogenase family protein: protein MSAPDLLYSEEEEALRAAVRDLLADHCDAPGVIARTESDRPHDPELWKALSDGMGLAGLLVPEAQGGQGATHREVAVVLEELGRAVAPVPYLTSAVVATEALLACGSDEAAELLTALASGRTIGALTVALSAGPGAPYKSVRHEGGALSGELTGIADAVAADVLLVPAEDGGLYAVDAGADGVTVAPQVSLDLTRPVATVTLDGAPARLLTPDAGPAVRRALRAGAGLLVSEQLGLADWCLTETVRYLKERKQFNRPVGGFQALKHRLAALWQEIVGTRAAARNAADALAAGSPDADVAVAVAQAYASPVAVHAAEEAVQLHGGIGMTWEHPAHLYLKRAKADSIAYGTAGAHRGTLAGLVDLQAP, encoded by the coding sequence ATGAGCGCCCCCGACCTGCTGTACTCGGAAGAGGAAGAGGCGCTGCGCGCCGCCGTCCGCGACCTTCTCGCGGACCACTGCGACGCGCCGGGCGTCATCGCCCGCACGGAGTCGGACCGGCCGCACGACCCCGAGCTGTGGAAGGCCCTCTCGGACGGCATGGGCCTCGCGGGCCTCCTCGTCCCCGAGGCACAGGGCGGCCAGGGTGCCACGCACCGCGAAGTCGCGGTCGTCCTTGAGGAGTTGGGCCGTGCGGTCGCCCCGGTCCCGTATCTGACGAGTGCGGTCGTCGCCACCGAGGCGCTGCTCGCGTGCGGTTCCGACGAGGCCGCCGAGCTGCTCACGGCCCTCGCGTCCGGCCGGACCATCGGCGCACTCACGGTGGCGCTGTCGGCCGGGCCCGGGGCGCCCTACAAGTCCGTACGCCACGAAGGCGGCGCTCTGAGCGGGGAGTTGACCGGCATCGCGGACGCGGTCGCCGCGGACGTGCTGCTCGTGCCGGCGGAGGACGGCGGGCTGTATGCCGTGGACGCCGGCGCCGACGGTGTCACGGTCGCCCCGCAGGTCTCCCTCGATCTGACCCGGCCGGTCGCCACCGTCACCCTCGACGGGGCCCCGGCGCGCCTCCTCACGCCGGACGCCGGACCGGCCGTTCGGCGTGCGCTGCGCGCCGGAGCCGGACTGCTCGTCTCCGAGCAACTCGGCCTCGCCGACTGGTGTTTGACGGAGACGGTCCGCTATCTGAAGGAGCGCAAGCAGTTCAACCGCCCGGTCGGCGGCTTCCAGGCGCTCAAGCACCGGCTCGCCGCGCTGTGGCAGGAGATCGTGGGCACACGCGCCGCGGCCCGCAACGCCGCCGACGCGCTGGCCGCCGGGAGCCCGGACGCCGATGTGGCGGTCGCCGTCGCCCAGGCCTACGCGTCGCCCGTCGCGGTGCACGCGGCCGAGGAGGCGGTCCAGCTGCACGGAGGCATCGGGATGACCTGGGAGCACCCGGCCCACCTCTACCTGAAGCGCGCCAAGGCCGACTCGATCGCGTACGGCACCGCGGGTGCCCACCGCGGGACACTGGCGGGTCTGGTGGACCTCCAGGCCCCCTGA
- a CDS encoding ABC transporter substrate-binding protein, giving the protein MRARSIRGMGTLATAAALATVASACSAPGEGDSGAAATSAVVGIAYEPETLSPLLGFGKDGNSKIFDGLLTHDADLKLKPALATALPKVSDDGRTYTYALREGVKFSDGKPFTAKDVVFTYETILDEKTNNPSKGELDAIESVEAKGDDTVVFRLKYPYAPFAERTVLPIAPEHMAGGQDVNTGTFGSNPVGTGPYKLAKWSKGEQLVLEANSGYWGGPPKIERFTMAIIKDDDVRATRLRSGDLDGAILPPNLAKAFQGSGQKTYAAKSFDYRTVTLPTGNKVTGNTAVRRALDIAVDRKAMVDGILEGAGKVAHGPVPTDSEWFTEGTERTYDPKKARTLLDAAGWKPGKDGIRVKDGVRASFPLWYVSGDKLRQDHALAYASDAKKIGVEVEVQAGTWEVIEPRMPKDAVLAGGGSPADPDFDQYPLLRSDLAGDGFNNMGWYDNATVDRALKTGRESGDPAERKAAYDTVQRELVKNPGYTFLTHIDHLYVVDDRFGDLSTQVEPHDHGLAAGPWWNVEDWRP; this is encoded by the coding sequence ATGAGGGCCCGATCGATACGAGGCATGGGCACCCTGGCGACGGCCGCCGCTCTGGCGACCGTCGCCTCCGCGTGTTCGGCGCCCGGCGAGGGCGACAGCGGGGCTGCGGCGACCTCGGCAGTCGTCGGCATCGCCTACGAACCGGAGACCCTGAGCCCCCTCCTCGGCTTCGGCAAGGACGGCAACTCCAAGATCTTCGACGGGCTGCTCACCCACGACGCCGACCTGAAGCTGAAGCCCGCGCTCGCCACCGCGCTGCCGAAGGTGAGCGACGACGGACGCACGTACACCTACGCGCTGCGCGAGGGCGTGAAGTTCAGCGACGGGAAGCCGTTCACCGCGAAGGACGTCGTCTTCACTTACGAGACGATCCTCGACGAGAAGACCAACAACCCCTCCAAGGGCGAGCTCGACGCGATCGAGAGCGTCGAGGCGAAGGGCGACGACACCGTCGTCTTCCGGCTCAAGTACCCCTACGCGCCCTTCGCGGAGCGCACGGTGCTGCCCATCGCGCCCGAGCACATGGCCGGCGGCCAGGACGTCAACACGGGGACGTTCGGATCGAACCCCGTCGGCACCGGGCCCTACAAGCTGGCCAAGTGGTCCAAGGGCGAGCAGCTCGTCCTGGAGGCCAACTCCGGCTACTGGGGCGGACCTCCGAAGATCGAGCGCTTCACCATGGCGATCATCAAGGACGACGACGTACGCGCCACCCGGCTGCGCTCCGGCGACCTCGACGGCGCGATCCTGCCGCCCAACCTCGCCAAGGCCTTCCAGGGGTCGGGGCAGAAGACGTACGCGGCCAAGAGCTTCGACTACCGCACGGTCACCCTGCCGACCGGCAACAAGGTCACCGGGAACACCGCCGTGCGCCGCGCCCTCGACATCGCCGTCGACCGGAAGGCCATGGTCGACGGCATCCTCGAAGGCGCCGGCAAGGTGGCCCACGGACCCGTCCCGACGGACAGCGAGTGGTTCACCGAGGGCACCGAGCGGACATACGACCCGAAGAAGGCGCGGACGCTCCTCGACGCGGCCGGCTGGAAGCCGGGCAAGGACGGGATCCGTGTGAAGGACGGCGTCCGCGCGAGCTTCCCGCTCTGGTACGTCTCCGGCGACAAGCTCCGCCAGGACCACGCCCTCGCCTACGCCTCCGACGCCAAGAAGATCGGCGTCGAGGTCGAGGTGCAGGCGGGCACCTGGGAGGTCATCGAGCCGCGCATGCCCAAGGACGCGGTGCTCGCGGGCGGAGGCTCACCGGCCGACCCCGACTTCGACCAGTACCCGCTCCTCAGGTCGGACCTCGCGGGCGACGGCTTCAACAACATGGGCTGGTACGACAACGCCACCGTCGACAGGGCCCTGAAGACCGGCCGCGAGAGCGGCGACCCGGCCGAGCGCAAGGCCGCCTACGACACCGTCCAGCGCGAGCTGGTGAAGAACCCCGGCTACACCTTCCTGACCCACATCGACCACCTGTACGTGGTCGACGACCGCTTCGGCGACCTGTCCACGCAGGTCGAACCGCACGATCACGGTCTCGCCGCGGGCCCGTGGTGGAACGTCGAGGACTGGCGGCCGTGA